GATAAATAGGTTACATAATTACAGGCTTAACCCTGATAACACCAAGACATTCTACATAGCGTAGGATTCCTGAGCTTTGTCCATTCATTTTCTCCATTGGCCCTTCCACAGCCTTTCTTCCAGAAATTCTTGCATGTTCTATTGAACATCTTCCTCCCTGATAGCCCATGTCTTTCTATGTTTCCTTCCTCTGCTTCATTTCTCCATTGGGCTAACCTCAGGGAGAATTGTCTGCACACATAAACGACctccttctttaaaaatatagcacAACTGGGTGATTTTTCCATCATCCTTTTCCCCAGTTGACTAGCACTGCCTCAGCCTAATCTCATCCCCCCACCGGCTTATCTGACATACTGTTACTTTATCGTACATAGAGAAAAAAGGGGAATTTTAAGGacaacagtgtgaatgtgctGCAAccaggttttttattttactgctttAGGGTTCCACGTAAATCTCAACACCATTTTGAGGTTAAAAATCAATGGGGGCAGAGATAAGCCTTGAATGTAGAAGTTAACAACTGAGGAATCTGAAATAATTATTCTCAATATGATTTTCCAGCAACTCATTAGATAATgaaatttgctttgtttctttgtgGGTGGTTTTTATAGAATTTAGAACATTAGAAAGCTGATGTTGCCATGAAAAATCAGTCCCAATGGAGCTTTAATATTTACACAATATACCAGCTGGTGACACGACTGATATGTTgctcccatttaaaaaataaaataaaatacgttTGGTTCTTGCACACCTAGTTCTCACTCTTTTCTCAATTCAGACAACTAGTTTAAGAATGTATTTTcaactttagtttttttctatccattttatttattttttattcagttattAATGGAATGGACAAAAGATCCTTTGATTGTACCTTTAAATACAATCATATACTATGATTTCATAATAGTCTCATATTTACCAAAAAGAAATTATGATACGAAAGTGGTTGGTCCATTCTTTTGGGAGCTATAATCTTTAAATATTACTTATGGGTAAAACTATAgtgtctattttaaaaagaaaaaaatattttatatatatattttttaaaatagcattataaTCATATACTATAGGGACTTTAGATTACTAAACCTCAGCTAATGGGACCAAGGGAAGATCCAAGTCCAAATTCAAATGTCAATGGAAATTCCATGATATACCGGGGGTTGCCTtataacaaagcctccaaaatgATTGATCAGAATTATCTCTAACTTCCTCTTCTTCTATTTTGCAATGGAAGTAAGCTTGTTTGTTTGCACCTATTCTTCACTATAGCTCACCTACTTTGGGAGGAAATCAAGGCTGTGCTGAATGGCCATGGTACCTACCTCCCGCAGCAGctgagaatatatatacatatatttgtatgtatgtatgtatgtgtgtatgtacgtatAATTTCTTCAGCTCAGCATTCAGAGAGAACACTGCTATAGAGACCAAGATTAGGAATGACTTGGGCCACATAGAAATTGTAGGAATGGGGAGGAAAAGACCAGCACCACCAGACCCACTGGTTTTCCTTTAATAGGTATCATGGGGTATAATTAACCCACTGAAAATATACATACCACATACATGGTTCAAAAGTAATTATTTCCAAAAGAAACCCCTCACAATtacaaatatttaagtatttttttttctttcaatcacCCCTTTCTCCTCTCTAGGAGCATATgacaaatatattgtttttatatgtgtattcTCTATGCCACTTTTAGTTGagctccttcttctttttctggcCTTGTGTATGTTTCTATGTTTCCGTGGCTAACAAATGTGACCCACTCTCTACAGCTtaagggtgaaactctgtgaattttccaaatctttctgcCTCCTCTTTCCTAGCTtgtcaatttcatttcttttttaccaCTCTCTCCACCTGCCTAGAAATTAACCCTCAGATTACAGATGATCATTCTAACCTCTCAGACTGAGGGATCATTCTCGGTATCTACAAATATACCAATAATTTCTGGGGTATGAAGACTGAGAGCACTACATGGCTAGAAGCTGGAACATCAGAAATGACTCTAACATAAGGTCTAACCTTAACACCAACGTCTAACCACATGGCCTGGGTTCAAGGACTTGTTGTaatatttgggaattttccaACTGGGCTCCATCCATGCCAAATAGAGCCAAGGCAATACCCTTTATCTTAACGTAGACAGTAGCTTCCCTAATGTAGTAATTATTCAGGTAAGTCTTTTCTTCTGGTCTCAAAGCATGCATCAGATGTATCAGTTCCTTCTCAATGCAGAATGAACACATGCTGAATTAGCGTTTCTTCCTCTCCATCTTGGGATCTTTTCACATAGGGCTTTTTACTAAGAAGAGAGGTGATATGGTTACTTACTCAGCCCAATGCCATTTGAGTAGTGAAAGAAGTATGGAGCTGTTAGAGATTCATGTTCTTCCGATAGATAAACTCCTGTCTTTCAGTAAGCCAATAGGGCTCTGTTGAAATATGGATTCAGTTCTTAATTTCCTTGCctttatataactttttaaaacaataagctCTCTTATAATCATACCTTTAACCAGCTAATCtagttttctttcatctcttgCTGAAATTCTTCTCCAGCCAATGCCGGACTTCTTGAAGGTTGTAGGAGAAGGGGCCCTTTCCTCCCAGATAAGCAATTTTCTGTCTCTGCACAATGCACACACGTTCAAAGGCTACCCCGTAAGCTATGTTGGCGTTATTGTCCATGCGGTCAGCCACAACTCGGCACTGGGGCGGCAAGGAGAAACGCTCCAGAAGCTGCTGGGCTGCTGCACATCGATCTTCCTGGTTCTGGTGCTTCTTCACCTCAAAAGACAAAGAGGAGTCCCCCGGTATCGCCCAGCCATCTGATGGATGAGCCTCATCAATGTAGACCAGCAGGAAGTCAGCCACTGAGGAGAACTCTTCCACCAGTTTGCGGAAGGCTGGCAGCTGGCTCGTGAAAGGAGGTCAAGTGGCTGAGCCAAAGTTGACCACTAGTGGGCGCTCAGGGCTGGCAAAGTCAAGAAGGTGGCATGTGGCTCCCTCAGCTATCTTCTCCTGGGTACCATTGCCACTGTTGTCACCTCCTTCTGTACTGGAGACATGCACCACACTGGAATTGGGGGCATCCTCACCCAATTTCACCtgacggtaaaaaaaaaaaaaaagaagaagaagaagaaggtgagAATATCACATTAAACACATTGCCACTTGAATTCACATTAAATAGTTACAATTGGCTCTAATAGAGTGTGGTATTTCCTTCAGAGCATTtggtaaacatttattgatttgagtaaaGAGGCATGATGGCAGGTAATGTAAAGAATGGCCCAAAAGACAATAAAAGTCTTTTTCATTCTGTATAGTCACTGAAGATAATTATTTTCATCACTGAAGGCACTGGAgttaactctttttaaaattaagccaAGGCTGTTATT
This genomic stretch from Homo sapiens chromosome 14, GRCh38.p14 Primary Assembly harbors:
- the DIO2 gene encoding type II iodothyronine deiodinase isoform a (isoform a is encoded by transcript variant 1), producing MGILSVDLLITLQILPVFFSNCLFLALYDSVILLKHVVLLLSRSKSTRGEWRRMLTSEGLRCVWKSFLLDAYKQVKLGEDAPNSSVVHVSSTEGGDNSGNGTQEKIAEGATCHLLDFASPERPLVVNFGSATUPPFTSQLPAFRKLVEEFSSVADFLLVYIDEAHPSDGWAIPGDSSLSFEVKKHQNQEDRCAAAQQLLERFSLPPQCRVVADRMDNNANIAYGVAFERVCIVQRQKIAYLGGKGPFSYNLQEVRHWLEKNFSKRUKKTRLAG
- the DIO2 gene encoding type II iodothyronine deiodinase isoform b (isoform b is encoded by transcript variant 2), with protein sequence MGILSVDLLITLQILPVFFSNCLFLALYDSVILLKHVVLLLSRSKSTRGEWRRMLTSEGLRCVWKSFLLDAYKQVKLGEDAPNSSVVHVSSTEGGDNSGNGTQEKIAEGATCHLLDFASPERPLVVNFGSATUPPFTSQLPAFRKLVEEFSSVADFLLVYIDEAHPSDGWAIPGDSSLSFEVKKHQNQEDRCAAAQQLLERFSLPPQCRVVADRMDNNANIAYGVAFERVCIVQRQKIAYLGGKGPFSYNLQEVRHWLEKNFSKR